From a region of the Rhipicephalus microplus isolate Deutch F79 chromosome X, USDA_Rmic, whole genome shotgun sequence genome:
- the TyrRS gene encoding tyrosyl-tRNA synthetase has translation MAEHTVEKNGDIAAVSAKVDLVTRNLQEVLGEARMNEIMKERDLKIYWGTATTGKPHVAYFVPMSKIADFLKAGCEVTILFADLHAYLDNMKAPWALLELRTQYYEHVIKAMLKSIGVPLEKLKFVKGSTYQLSKEFSMDVYRLVSLVTEHDAKKAGAEVVKQVEHPLLSSMLYPLLQALDEEYLHVDAQFGGVDQRKIFTFSEKYLPQLGYEKRIHLMNPMVPGLSGGKMSSSEEDSKIDLLDTPAAVKKKLKKAFCEPGNLEDNGVLAFVKHVLVPLQKGTNLVIERDEAHGGNIVYSSYEQLEDDFKNLKLHPGDLKAMVEVQLNRLLDPIREVFSDPKLQKLTADAYPPPTKAVFDEVTPQRLDLRVGRIVEVNDHPDADALYVSRVDLAEPTGPRTVVSGLRNLVPKEALLNQNVVLLCNLKPSKMRGVESQAMVLCASVQEPRQVEPLKPPSNCSPGDRVFIEGYEDASIQPDGQLNPKKKIWEKLQVDMKVSASLVAEWRGCAFIVNGKPVTCTSLKGAPIK, from the exons ATGGCAGAACACACTGTCGAAAAGAACGGTGACATCGCAGCTGTTTCAGCAAAAGTGGACTTGGTTACGAGAAACCTCCAAGAAGTGCTCGGTGAAGCTCGAATGAATGAAATCATGAAGGAACGAGATCTTAAAATCTACTGGGGCACAGCAACAACTGGCAAGCCTCACGTTGCCTATTTCGTTCCGATGTCAAAGATCGCCGACTTTTTGAAAGCCGGTTGTGAGGTAACCATTCTCTTTGCCGATTTGCATGCATACTTGGATAACATGAAAGCTCCTTGGGCTTTGCTCGAACTCCGGACGCAGTATTACGAGCACGTAATCAAAGCGATGCTCAAGTCCATTGGCGTGCCTTTAGAGAAGCTCAAGTTTGTTAAGGGATCCACGTACCAATTGAGCAAAGAGTTTTCCATGGATGTCTACCGTCTGGTGTCTTTGGTGACTGAACATGATGCTAAGAAGGCTGGGGCCGAAGTTGTGAAGCAGGTCGAGCACCCTCTCCTTAGTAGTATGCTCTATCCATTATTGCAAGCCTTAGATGAAGAGTACTTGCATGTCGATGCGCAGTTCGGTGGTGTTGACCAGCGCAAAATTTTCACATTCTCCGAGAAGTACTTACCTCAGCTAGGTTACGAAAAACGTATTCATCTAATGAACCCCATGGTGCCTGGGCTGTCGGGTGGTAAAATGAGTTCTTCGGAAGAAGATTCCAAGATTGACTTGCTGGACACCCCAGCAGCCGTGAAAAAGAAACTCAAGAAGGCTTTTTGTGAACCGGGAAACCTTGAGGACAATGGTGTTCTCGCCTTTGTGAAGCATGTGCTTGTGCCTCTTCAGAAAGGTACTAATCTGGTAATCGAGCGCGACGAGGCACACGGTGGTAACATAGTGTACTCGAGCTATGAACAGCTGGAGGATGATTTCAAGAACCTCAAGCTACACCCAGGTGATCTGAAAGCCATGGTTGAAGTGCAGCTGAATCGGCTGCTAGATCCAATCAGAGAAGTCTTCAGTGATCCAAAGCTTCAGAAGCTGACTGCCGATGCTTATCCACCTccaacaaaagcagtttttgatGAAGTCACCCCGCAGCGCCTCGACTTGAGGGTTGGCCGTATTGTGGAAGTTAACGACCATCCAGATGCAGATGCACTTTACGTGTCTCGTGTCGACCTTGCTGAGCCTACCGGTCCCCGTACAGTTGTCAGTGGCCTACGAAACTTGGTACCCAAGGAGGCACTTCTCAACCAGAACGTTGTTCTGCTTTGCAACTTGAAGCCATCTAAGATGCGAGGTGTGGAATCACAGGCAATGGTGCTCTGCGCATCTGTACAGGAGCCACGACAAGTTGAGCCCCTAAAACCACCCAG CAACTGCAGTCCAGGAGACCGAGTATTCATTGAAGGCTACGAGGATGCCAGCATCCAGCCAGATGGCCAACTAAACCCTAAAAAGAAGATTTGGGAGAAGCTACAGGTGGACATGAAGGTTTCTGCCTCACTTGTGGCTGAGTGGAGAGGTTGTGCATTCATTGTGAATGGCAAACCTGTCACATGTACTTCGCTGAAGGGTGCTCCTATTAAATAA